The following nucleotide sequence is from Streptomyces sp. HUAS CB01.
CCGTGGCCACCGCGTAGAACGCCACCGCCGCCGCCGCACCGACGTTGAGTGAGTCCACGCCGTGGGCCATCGGGATGCGCACCCACTCGTCGGCCGCCATCAGTGCCTTCGTGGAGAGCCCCTCGCCCTCCGCGCCGAGCATCAGCGCGACCCGGTCCAGCCGGTGGGGAGCGGCCTCGTCGATCGCCGACGCCTTCTCGTCCGGGGTGAGCGCGAGCAGCTTGAAGCCCGACTCCCGTACGGTCTCCAGACCCTTGGGCCAGGATTCGAGGCGGGCGTACGGAACGGAGAACACGGCGCCCATCGAGACCTTCACCGAGCGCCGGTAGAGCGGGTCGGCGCAGTCGGGCGAGAGCAGCACCGCGTCCATCCCGAGGGCGGCGGCGCTGCGGAAGATCGCCCCGATGTTGGTGTGGTCGTTGACCGATTCCATGATCACGACGCGGCGGGCGTTCTGCAGGAGCTCGCCGGCCGACGGCAGCGGCTTGCGCTGCATGGAGGCGAGGGCGCCCCGGTGGACGTGGTAGCCGGTGACGCGTTCGGCGAGGTCCGGGCTGACCGCGTAGACCGGGGCCGGGACCTCGTCGATGACGTCGCGCATGACGTCGACCCACTTGGCGGAGAGCAGCATCGACCGCATCTCGTAACCGGCGTGCCGGGCGCGGCGGATGACCTTCTCCCCCTCGGCGATGAACAGGCCCTCCGCGGGCTCGCGCCTGCGCCGCAGTTCGACGTCGGTCAGGCCCGTGTAGTCACGCAGGCGGGGGTCCTCGGGGTCGTCGAGGGTGATGAGATCTGCCACAGGGTGATACTGCCTTGTCCGGGAAGAGGTGCCAACGGGCGGGACGGAGTTGCGTTACCGGTGGTTACTTGTGGGGGCCCTCGGCGACGACGTCGCCGACGACGATGACCGCGGGGGGCCGGACGTCCTGCGCCCTGACCGTCTCCGCGACCGTCGCGAGCGTCGCGTCCACCCGGCGCTGAGCGGCCGTGGTGCCTTCCTGCACCAGGGCGAGCGGGGTGTCCGGCGCCTTGCCGTGGGCGACGAGGGCCTCGGCGATGGCACCGATCTTGTCGACGCCCATGAGGATCACCAGCGTGCCGGTCAGCTTGGCGAGCGACTCCCAGTCGACGAGCGAGCGGGGATCGTCCGGCGCGACGTGGCCGCTGACCACCGTGAACTCGTGCGCCACACCCCGGTGGGTGACCGGGATGCCGGCGGCGCCGGGAACGGAGATCGAGCTCGAGATGCCCGGCACGACCGTGCAGGCGATGCCGGCCTCTGCCAGCGCCTGGGCCTCCTCCATGCCGCGGCCGAAGACGAACGGGTCGCCGCCCTTGAGCCGCACGACCGACCTGCCCGCCTTGGCGTGCTCGACGAGGGCGTTGTTGATGGCCTCCTGCGCCATGAAACGGCCGTACGGGATCTTCGCCGCGTCGATCACCTCGACATGCGGCGGGAGTTCGTCGAGCAGGTCGCGCGGGCCGAGGCGGTCGGCGATGACGACGTCGGCCTCGGCGAGCAGCCGGCGGCCGCGCACGGTGATCAGGTCGGGGTCGCCCGGCCCGCCGCCGACGAGGGCGACGAAGGGC
It contains:
- a CDS encoding TrmH family RNA methyltransferase; translation: MADLITLDDPEDPRLRDYTGLTDVELRRRREPAEGLFIAEGEKVIRRARHAGYEMRSMLLSAKWVDVMRDVIDEVPAPVYAVSPDLAERVTGYHVHRGALASMQRKPLPSAGELLQNARRVVIMESVNDHTNIGAIFRSAAALGMDAVLLSPDCADPLYRRSVKVSMGAVFSVPYARLESWPKGLETVRESGFKLLALTPDEKASAIDEAAPHRLDRVALMLGAEGEGLSTKALMAADEWVRIPMAHGVDSLNVGAAAAVAFYAVATGRPGS
- the cobA gene encoding uroporphyrinogen-III C-methyltransferase; amino-acid sequence: MADPGKHAPSPAHQQQDAREEHPAYPVGLRLAGRRVVVLGGGQVAQRRLPALIAAGADITLISPSATPSVEAMAETGEITWTRRRYQDGDIADAWYALVATSDPVANETASAEAERTKTWCVRSDDAEAATAWTPATGRSEGVTVAVLTGRDPRRSAAVRDAIVEGLRDGSLAAPHSRDRTPFVALVGGGPGDPDLITVRGRRLLAEADVVIADRLGPRDLLDELPPHVEVIDAAKIPYGRFMAQEAINNALVEHAKAGRSVVRLKGGDPFVFGRGMEEAQALAEAGIACTVVPGISSSISVPGAAGIPVTHRGVAHEFTVVSGHVAPDDPRSLVDWESLAKLTGTLVILMGVDKIGAIAEALVAHGKAPDTPLALVQEGTTAAQRRVDATLATVAETVRAQDVRPPAVIVVGDVVAEGPHK